The following proteins are co-located in the Sporolactobacillus pectinivorans genome:
- a CDS encoding ECF transporter S component: MNKKRNLWMVKLNTASIVLIPAAVAINYIGKLFAETLRLPLWLDSIGTIFAGILGGPVLGALSGFINNIIYGLTISPASAVYGIASIGIGIASGILAYYGMAGRLWKIIIFGVIVAFVSSIISVPLNYVYYGGQTGNIWGDAAFAFLNAHHVNAILSSFVDNISVDAPDKIISSIVAFAVFRVLPKSLTILYDNSQKTTSLD, from the coding sequence ATGAATAAGAAAAGAAACTTATGGATGGTCAAATTGAATACGGCTTCAATTGTTTTAATTCCTGCTGCCGTAGCCATCAATTACATCGGCAAGCTGTTCGCCGAAACGCTCAGGCTTCCGCTTTGGCTGGACTCAATCGGAACCATTTTTGCCGGCATTCTCGGCGGACCGGTTCTGGGTGCACTGTCCGGTTTTATCAATAATATTATCTATGGCCTGACTATAAGCCCTGCCTCAGCCGTCTACGGCATTGCCAGTATAGGCATCGGCATCGCCTCGGGTATTCTTGCCTATTACGGTATGGCAGGAAGGTTATGGAAGATCATTATTTTCGGGGTGATTGTTGCCTTCGTGTCATCGATCATTTCTGTACCGCTGAACTATGTTTATTACGGTGGACAGACCGGCAATATCTGGGGTGACGCCGCGTTTGCCTTTCTGAATGCACACCATGTTAACGCAATCCTCTCATCGTTCGTGGATAACATATCCGTGGATGCTCCCGATAAGATTATCAGTTCGATCGTTGCTTTTGCAGTTTTTCGCGTTTTACCCAAGAGCTTGACCATCCTATATGACAATAGCCAGAAGACCACAAGTCTTGATTAA
- a CDS encoding nucleoside hydrolase, which yields MDQSETKSILIDCDPGIDDAIALMVAFAWRDRLDIKGITCAAGNQTVLKTFHNALRIARHLNVEVPVACGAEKPLIKPLAVAEKANGKTGLEGMNITEDMIRPNKMSAFDLISKILEGSEKKITIIATAPLTNIAQVLSVRPQLKTKIDHISLMGGSSLAGNMTPVSEFNMFVDPEAAKIVLGSGVPITMFGLDVTYKAYTTRQDIQHIAILENRASRMLEDLLHYYMGYSEKMGLDGVAIHDACTVIYELKPELFSGIQRVSVDIDTGGGQCYGCTLVDLHHLTGRPENVDFVTQVDRTAFNDFIFDSCSHYRN from the coding sequence TTGGATCAGTCAGAAACAAAATCAATATTGATCGACTGTGACCCCGGTATTGATGACGCGATTGCTTTGATGGTTGCCTTTGCATGGCGGGACCGGCTTGATATCAAGGGAATTACCTGCGCGGCCGGCAATCAGACTGTACTTAAGACATTCCATAATGCGCTGAGAATCGCCAGGCATCTGAACGTAGAGGTTCCCGTAGCCTGCGGTGCTGAAAAGCCATTGATCAAACCGCTTGCCGTTGCGGAAAAGGCAAATGGAAAGACAGGCCTGGAGGGAATGAATATAACCGAGGATATGATCCGGCCGAATAAAATGAGCGCATTTGATCTCATTTCAAAAATTCTCGAAGGGTCAGAGAAAAAAATTACGATTATCGCGACCGCGCCGCTGACCAATATCGCTCAGGTGCTTAGTGTCCGGCCGCAGCTGAAGACGAAAATAGATCATATTTCTTTGATGGGCGGCAGCAGTCTCGCCGGAAATATGACCCCTGTCTCCGAATTTAACATGTTCGTTGATCCGGAAGCCGCAAAAATCGTCCTTGGTTCCGGTGTCCCGATCACCATGTTTGGCCTGGATGTTACCTATAAGGCCTATACAACACGCCAGGATATTCAACACATCGCCATTCTTGAAAATAGGGCAAGCCGGATGCTTGAAGATCTTCTCCATTATTACATGGGATACTCAGAAAAAATGGGGCTGGATGGGGTCGCCATTCATGATGCATGCACAGTCATCTATGAATTGAAACCCGAATTGTTCTCCGGCATCCAACGGGTCAGTGTTGATATTGATACCGGTGGAGGACAATGTTACGGGTGCACGCTGGTTGACTTGCATCATCTGACAGGCCGGCCTGAAAATGTAGACTTTGTGACTCAGGTGGACCGAACTGCATTTAATGACTTTATTTTCGACAGTTGCTCGCATTACCGCAATTAG